One stretch of Amblyraja radiata isolate CabotCenter1 chromosome 9, sAmbRad1.1.pri, whole genome shotgun sequence DNA includes these proteins:
- the six1 gene encoding homeobox protein SIX1 → MSVLPSFGFTQEQVACVCEVLQQGGNLERLGRFLWSLPACDHLHKNESVLKAKAVVAFHRGNFRELYKLLESHQFSLHNHLKLQQLWLKAHYIEAEKLRGRPLGAVGKYRVRRKFPLPRTIWDGEETSYCFKEKSRGVLREWYAHNPYPSPREKRELAEATGLTTTQVSNWFKNRRQRDRAAEAKERENNENTNSSGNKQNQLSPINRSKNLMSSSDEELSPPQSPDHCSGSPVLLLSGSLNQSVDSTFSLHGLTSSPGGHAGSMHAHGLQDSLLGTLTSSLVDLGS, encoded by the exons ATGTCAGTGCTGCCTTCTTTCGGTTTTACTCAGGAGCAAGTGGCTTGCGTCTGCGAAGTTCTCCAGCAAGGAGGTAACTTGGAGCGGCTGGGTCGGTTTCTCTGGTCCCTTCCAGCCTGCGACCACCTCCACAAGAACGAGAGCGTCCTGAAAGCGAAGGCGGTCGTGGCTTTCCACCGGGGCAACTTCCGAGAGCTCTACAAGCTTTTAGAGAGCCACCAGTTCTCGCTGCACAATCACCTCAAGCTCCAGCAACTCTGGTTAAAGGCCCATTACATCGAAGCCGAGAAGCTACGGGGGAGGCCCCTCGGTGCCGTGGGCAAGTACAGGGTCCGACGGAAATTCCCCCTACCCCGGACGATATGGGACGGGGAAGAGACAAGTTACTGTTTCAAAGAGAAGTCGCGGGGTGTCCTGAGAGAATGGTACGCTCATAACCCTTACCCGTCGCCGAGAGAGAAACGCGAGCTGGCTGAAGCCACGGGGCTCACCACCACTCAGGTTAGCAACTGGTTTAAAAACAGAAGACAGAGAGACCGAGCGGCGGAGGCGAAGGAAAG GGAAAACAACGAAAACACAAATTCTTCTGGCAATAAACAGAACCAGTTGTCCCCTATCAATCGCAGTAAAAACCTGATGTCTAGTTCGGACGAGGAGTTATCGCCGCCCCAGAGTCCAGACCATTGCTCGGGCAGTCCCGTGTTACTCTTGTCCGGGAGTCTAAACCAATCCGTGGATTCAACCTTCTCTCTTCACGGCCTGACTTCTTCGCCAGGCGGCCACGCCGGCTCGATGCATGCGCATGGACTGCAGGACTCGCTTCTGGGCACTCTCACATCCAGTCTGGTCGATCTGGGATCGTAA